One window from the genome of Sardina pilchardus chromosome 12, fSarPil1.1, whole genome shotgun sequence encodes:
- the si:ch73-111k22.3 gene encoding pleckstrin homology-like domain-containing protein has translation MAVVSATSNGTVENYRKGWLLKRTHFTYRWKLAWFELKDSLLVYGDNEKRLHKAINLVGARMEPLEGNTSFGWTITSGDSSHRIFFLRASTEEEQQQWMEAICEAQLRSGDPGPNACVLQ, from the exons ATGGCCGTAGTGTCTGCGACATCTAACGGCACAGTTGAAAATTATAGGAAGGGATGGTTGTTAAAGCGTACACATTTCACATATCGTTGGAAACTCGCTTGGTTTGAACTCAAAGACAGCTTGCTTGTATATGGTGATAATGAAAAG AGGCTTCATAAAGCAATCAACCTTGTTGGTGCACGAATGGAGCCATTGGAGGGAAACACGTCCTTTGGCTGGACCATCACGTCAGGAGACAGCAGTCATCGCATATTTTTCCTCCGTGCAAGCACAGAAGAGGAACAGCAGCAGTGGATGGAGGCGATCTGTGAAGCACAGCTGAGGTCTGGAGACCCTGGGCCAAATGCCTGCGTGCTGCAGTGA